One Lottiidibacillus patelloidae DNA window includes the following coding sequences:
- a CDS encoding NAD-dependent epimerase/dehydratase family protein: MRVLVTGGAGFIGSYVTKGLLDLGYEVVVLDNFSSGAKKNLPTSNLFKVIDADICDRKKLQDLYSERFDGIIHLAAQVSVPESVKNPMIDSQINITGTLNMLDLAKNTGVQSFVFASTAAVYGNQVSVPILENCQLSPETPYGISKLASEYYIQSICKQLNINYCILRYANVYGPKQSDKGEGGVIKIFSEQLLNNRKSTIYGNGLQTRDFIFVEDVANATIKALNGKNIILNVSTNKEVTINDIYDFIKKECQSSLDPIYTNEREGDIFRSCLSNDLIKKELSWAPSFEMEQGVKRTIQELTVQKNE; the protein is encoded by the coding sequence ATGAGGGTGTTAGTTACTGGAGGAGCAGGGTTTATTGGTTCGTACGTTACAAAAGGTTTATTAGATTTAGGATATGAAGTCGTTGTATTGGATAATTTCAGTTCCGGTGCAAAAAAAAATTTACCAACCTCTAATTTATTCAAAGTAATTGATGCAGACATTTGTGATCGGAAAAAATTACAGGATTTATATTCAGAAAGATTTGACGGGATTATTCATTTAGCAGCACAAGTTAGTGTGCCTGAGTCCGTGAAAAATCCTATGATAGATTCGCAGATTAATATAACTGGGACTTTAAATATGTTAGATTTAGCTAAAAATACAGGAGTTCAATCATTTGTATTTGCATCAACAGCAGCAGTTTATGGAAATCAAGTATCTGTTCCTATTCTAGAAAATTGTCAACTAAGCCCCGAAACACCTTATGGTATATCGAAATTAGCTTCCGAGTATTATATCCAATCGATTTGCAAACAACTTAATATAAACTATTGCATTTTAAGGTATGCCAATGTATATGGACCTAAACAAAGTGATAAAGGTGAAGGTGGAGTTATTAAAATATTTTCCGAACAGCTCCTAAATAATAGGAAATCTACAATTTATGGTAATGGATTGCAAACACGAGATTTTATCTTTGTAGAGGATGTCGCTAATGCCACAATCAAGGCACTAAATGGTAAAAATATAATTTTGAACGTAAGTACAAATAAGGAAGTTACAATTAATGATATTTATGACTTCATAAAAAAAGAATGCCAATCAAGCCTTGATCCAATATACACTAATGAACGTGAAGGAGACATTTTTAGAAGCTGTTTAAGCAACGATCTAATCAAAAAAGAATTAAGTTGGGCACCTTCGTTTGAAATGGAGCAGGGTGTTAAGCGTACTATTCAAGAGTTAACGGTACAAAAAAATGAGTGA
- a CDS encoding YbjQ family protein — protein MILVNTDSIAGYEVTESLGMARGNIVQAKNIGKDIIAGFRQLVGGEIKEYSEMLTESRQKATQRMVQDAERMGADAIINVRFVTSQVMQGASELLAYGTAVKIEKK, from the coding sequence ATGATCTTAGTAAATACTGATTCAATAGCAGGCTATGAAGTGACAGAGTCATTAGGTATGGCACGAGGAAATATCGTACAAGCAAAAAATATTGGGAAAGACATTATTGCAGGATTTCGTCAATTAGTAGGTGGCGAAATTAAGGAATATTCCGAAATGTTAACGGAGTCAAGACAAAAAGCGACTCAACGCATGGTACAAGATGCAGAAAGAATGGGTGCAGATGCAATTATTAATGTGAGATTTGTTACTTCACAAGTAATGCAAGGTGCATCAGAACTTCTTGCTTATGGTACAGCTGTAAAAATTGAAAAAAAATAA
- a CDS encoding glycosyltransferase family 4 protein: MKKILIVTTIESFVRAFLIPHIAHLQKKGIKVEIATCLDKNSTLSHDLSDVKIHHIPFSRNIFSLKNIFATFKLYHFLKLNNFHLIHVHTPIASFITRLVNLSKKVPLVYTAHGFHFHKQGSKLTNFIFKLSESIAGKWLNKLIVINDEDYNQAITFINPKKVQLIHGIGIDINRFLSETVSANKKAIKSKLKIPTEKKVLIHLAEFNRNKSQIDLIEAAKIMKEVRHDFIFLLVGEGHLREKMETIIAEEKLSNYVKTLGFRTDIVDLLSISTIGLNVSLREGLPRSIMEMMLLKLPVVATNIRGNRDLVKHKKSGFLVPVQSPQEIARYCQVLLDNSEMRKAFGRNGKTIIESNYGLDEVLKEIDKVYEEVGL; encoded by the coding sequence ATGAAAAAAATATTAATTGTAACGACGATTGAGTCGTTTGTTCGAGCATTTTTAATACCTCATATCGCACATTTGCAAAAGAAAGGGATAAAGGTTGAAATAGCAACTTGTTTAGACAAAAACTCAACATTAAGTCATGATTTAAGTGATGTAAAAATTCATCATATTCCATTTAGTAGAAATATATTTAGTCTTAAAAATATATTCGCCACGTTTAAATTATATCATTTTTTGAAATTGAATAACTTCCATTTAATTCACGTCCACACTCCAATTGCTTCTTTTATAACGCGGCTAGTCAACCTTTCAAAAAAAGTACCTCTAGTATATACAGCTCACGGCTTCCATTTTCATAAACAAGGTAGTAAATTAACAAACTTCATCTTTAAATTATCAGAATCAATTGCAGGTAAATGGCTTAATAAACTAATTGTTATAAATGATGAGGATTACAATCAAGCAATAACATTTATAAATCCTAAGAAAGTTCAATTAATACATGGCATAGGAATAGATATAAATAGATTTTTAAGCGAGACAGTATCGGCTAATAAAAAAGCTATCAAATCTAAACTAAAAATCCCAACCGAAAAAAAAGTTTTAATACATTTGGCAGAATTTAATAGAAACAAGAGTCAAATAGACCTCATTGAGGCAGCAAAAATAATGAAAGAAGTACGTCATGACTTTATCTTTCTGCTTGTAGGAGAAGGACATTTAAGAGAAAAAATGGAAACTATTATTGCCGAAGAAAAATTATCAAACTATGTTAAGACACTAGGGTTCCGAACGGATATTGTAGATCTACTTTCAATTAGTACGATTGGTTTGAATGTATCACTTCGTGAAGGGTTACCCAGATCGATAATGGAAATGATGTTATTGAAATTGCCAGTTGTAGCTACTAACATTAGAGGTAATAGAGATTTGGTAAAACATAAGAAAAGTGGTTTCTTAGTACCGGTACAAAGCCCACAAGAGATAGCAAGATATTGCCAAGTATTACTAGATAACAGTGAAATGAGAAAAGCTTTTGGTCGGAATGGAAAAACCATTATTGAAAGTAATTATGGTTTAGATGAAGTATTAAAAGAGATAGATAAAGTATATGAGGAGGTAGGGTTATGA